In Carassius auratus strain Wakin chromosome 41, ASM336829v1, whole genome shotgun sequence, the DNA window AACCTATGGAGAAGAGACAGAATAAATGCATTCAGGCAATGAAGGATTCCATGATACAAACATATTTGTCTACTTTATTTGTATGTTTGCCTATAGATGAAGGCTTCAGGTGTTTTTGCGGTTTAGGCCAGTGGCTCTCAACCAGTGGGTCACAAGTCTGTTTTGATCTGGTCGAGAACAATGTTAAAGTTGCAGTGAAACAGAGgtggttacaattttttttttttttttaaactgaatgtaagagattattaaaaaatcataaaatgaagGTGGGAACTTGCAATTCTAAATGATTGAAGAAGTCCTGCATATGCTACcaaagaaaagtgttattttcTTTTAGTTATTTTCACCAGAACAtccagttatgacattttgattaaaattgcaaagtaaaaaaaaaatgaatggatggatgaattaattgtttacaataagatctattatatacattaataaaataaatagtgaatCTTCATGCTGAATTTCAGATGAAACCAACTGTGAGTGATGGAGGCTATAAAAGAAGTAagctcattaacattttaaaagggAAACTATTCATTTTACTAATGATGTCAAATCAAACTGCAGTATTCTGCCATAAACTCAGCCATcatttgaatattattaatatgacTTCTAGTAATACAATATTTGGCCTGGTATTTGTCTCAATTTTCAGGCTGGTAAATTGTCTCATTTatgcatacaaaattatattcagcTCACTTGTCATATTCATCATTTAGCATTTTACTTGGCTCATGCAGTTAAatttaatattcattcatttcaatgtttggcttttcaaaacacttttttaggacaaaacatttcactgataataataaggcTTACATTTGGTGCTTttcaaaattttgaaatattcatCTGTAACTTTTGGCTTGCAGCAGCACACAGAAGTAAAGTGGAGGGAAGAGCACTAATATAATCTTTTGTCAAAAAGTGTGAAGGGTAAAGTCTGTGCCCTGGACACATAGCATCAGTAAGCACGCTTGATGATCTGACATAAAGGAGTAAAACTTGATTGTCTAGTCTATTATGTCTTAATAGTAAAAGCTTGAGagtttatattataataagacGACGTTTAAGATCAGTTTGTTTGAAAAGTGGAAGAAAAAATACTGCAGATGATCTACATCGCGCATGTGGGTGACATTTGTTTGCACAACAGCATAGTATTTTGTCTACAGTTGTCTCGGTTCTGTTATTGACGTGGCTGACAATAACAACACAACGTCAACAACTCAGGTTCTCTAACAGCACGGCCTTCGGTTCGTAACCATTACCTCCAGCACTGACTGTTTGGCTCATAATGGCAACGCGCTGATCCTCTGACCATGAACACCGGGGCAGCTGAAAAATTTACCTCGTGGATTTGAGGCCTACATGGAGGCCTCGCTGCATCTGATTTCACTTGTGTTTCCAGaacatataacaaaataaacactgacATTACAGTATTgcctaataatattttaaacaccCTGTGATTTTCTAACAACAacgaatataattttttatttaaaggaactgtattttaatttactgatcGGTCCCTGTTTGTAGTAACTTACGTTAGTTCCCTTTGGCTAACTGCAAAGTCAACTGTCGCTCTGGCCACCTTTTGAGACGTTTatgataagtttatttatttatatccttACTTATTTGTTGAGTTTAACTGGTTATCTCTCTAAAAATCTTATTTCATGGTTCGAGTTGTGGTTTTTGCTCTGAAACCCATGAAAACAGGCCACTGTTAACGTTGGGTTAGCAAGTTAGCAGCAAAAGGACTAACTAGGTAGCTCAATGGCTAACTGGTTAAAGTCTGTAGTGCATGTAGGTTCGCATTATGTAGGTTTTGTGGGCCAAAACAAACGCATAGCAGCTATAAAGTACTCACTTCTTATACTTCTCCAGTTCGGTTAAGCACTCCATCTTGTAGGACAATGATGGCAACCTCTTTCACTTGGTTTTTCCCAAACATCCAGCAGAACAGACGTCAAATCCACACGGGGCAACAAACTGCTCTCGGAAACACAATTCGTCTGGTGCTAGATAGCATACAGCTAGATCCAAACGTGTGCATTAATGCTCGGTCCACGGTGATCCAGTAAATACTCATTAAATGACTCCTCTGTACTGTTGTATCAGTACGGAGCAGGCTGTGAAAGACACCATCCTGTTTGTTTCATGGTGTAGCAGGGCTGCCTCCGATGATCTGGTGGAGTCGATGTGCGATGCACCGGTTGCGGCTcctcccctcctctcctctcctcctcttctctcctctctctacGAGCCAGCCACAGCTCATGCCGTGAATGAGGAGGATGGCATGCAAGAGCTGATGTCCAGAGGGACTGATGACTATCCCACCGTTTTGGGGTTATTGTTAAGCTAAGAAATCTTCCATTACAACAGAACGCGGAATACAATTATTTAACGCGTACGACGGAGGCAGCTTAAAgctattttgtaatgtatttggTCAGACAAAACGTTGAAAGCAGATGGGCCTTCATTGGTCTTTGGGAACTATTATCAAAGCTTTAAACTGGAAATGTGAAATACGGAGGAATTCGTAAAATAGACAGTTTGTgtatggcaagccattttaacatttatttctaaaAGACTAAAAGGTATCGGTTTTACTGTTGCTAGTCCTATAAGTAAGTAATCCAATAGTGATTTGTTAATTTCACTAAGCATTTGTTCATTTCACTAGAAACTATTCATGATATGATTACTCTCCCAATAGTGACAAATGACGTTTCAATTTTGATAGTAAaacatagttgttgttttttatccatttaattaCTTATCTCATTGAAACAGTTTAGTTAATAAAGTTTGGTTAATAATTCAAATAGTTTTGAATATCTGTTCCGTACTGACTAGTGGCAAAGGAGTATTAGTTTCTAATGAATCAAGTGAAAAGTTGAACGGGTACCCTTCGCTATTGTATTACTTAATactagtaatttaaaaaaaaacttaatttaacttACTACATACTGACTTTTAATACTAAAAcgaataaaatgaaaatacataaaataagaatACTAGTTAATTATAAGAAAAGCTTGTGGTTTATATGGAGATAAAATCTGAATCATGACCTGTTTTAAGCTTTATAGGACTTTTATctgaacaataattatatatatttttttattattattataattaacagaCATTTCTCAATCTGTTGTATTCAGCAGTATCTTAATAAAAGACTTCATTTATATACTGATATGTGTGTagtttttcactttcactttcactttatgaGAAGCTCTTTCAGTGTATTTGGTATAGGCAATTAAACCTGTATGGTTTTTCATTGctcatatatgaaatattttaaaaagatattcCACTTCAATAAATTGACAAATGCTTTGCAAAGTGATGCCATAGATAGAACTAATATATAGATAATGTTTAACTAAATGTCTAATTACATGATAGCggttgtgtttgttgttttgtgtcgTAGACATTGCAGTCAATTTGTTTAGTTACTAATCATATATACTTGAAGGCGTTAGTGAACAGAGCCCTCTACTGTCAACTGTCAACACCCACTAAGCCCAGCTGCACTGTGCACGCCTCTTTTGATGAATTTGTATTGAATTTGATGAATTTTTTGTAATTCTTAACATTTCTTGCTTCTGCAGGTCTGATGTGGTGTTGCTATCTTCAAATGTCTATGTCTGTCTAAACCTGATTTGTTTCGAGTTCACAGTCAGAACACTTCCAAATTCACCATGGGTCCCACCTGATGACAGACCTGTCTGTATGTGTGGACACATTTAGGGCATTTactctattttctttctttttcgagattttctaaacttttatttgtgaaatatagTACCTCATTACATTGAGAATAATTGTTGGCAGCTAGCCATGGTAACCAAGACGGCTCCTTTAATCCCCACAGAGGTTAAAATGAGGACATCATTGTGTTCAATGGACCGCTAACTCATTAACCCTTTGTTGTATCTCAGTTTACAGGGATCTGCTCACAGGTCTATTCTGAAATCAGGTTGTTTGTAAATTGCTAGATAACAAGTATTATTTGGTTGTTATTGTCCCAACTGTGAAAGTTAGCAGGACTGTAACCTCCATAGATATTAAGGGGGGAAAGTCCCCTACAATAATTCGATATTATTCGATATTCGATTATTTGTAGATCTTACTGTTGACTTCTTTCTCTTCCcctcaaataatttttaatttgcataaataaataatcctaGTTATTAAATAGTAATTTCTATGGAATTGGTGTAAACATACATGACACTAAAAATAGAATTTCCACTTACGTCTCaactgattattaaaatatttaatatttaaaatataaaagtaatatgataaaatatattattacaaatatacaaattgTGTAACTGTCCAGagatttgaaagaaagaaagaatctcAATAAAAGGATACAATTAtttgacaataaaataaatactggtGTACGTAGTTTggcatatttcattattatttattttaaaaattaattaaaaattagaaGGCTAAACCTATATCtacattgaaaacattttttaaagaaagtgtAATACAACcaaaattaattttgttatgtgaCAAGTAAAACAAATTAGACAGTCCTATGTGTCAGTGTTAATAGCTCTTCTGACCAATTCAATATTTTGACCTTCAGTTTTGTTAAGGTCGTGGAGTATATTTGAACAATTTCACTTGATGGTTATCCATGTGACAGATTTAGATCTATTAAATCAAGATCTTCGAAGTGTGCAGTGTGTCTTGTAAACATTTCATATCTATTTTAATGGTATACTTCATTCATAGGAAACAGTACTGGACTGACTGGTCAGACAAGTGAGTGTTCGTGTGTTTCGAGTGTCATTTGCGTTTAGTTCAGCGCCTCCGGGTTTCCGTAGTTGTGCTGATGGCGGTGGAGGAGATGCGAAAGCTGTAGTTTCTTGCGATTCGTCCTCGCTTCGGATATCACGACAGCGAAATCGTTGCTTAGTCACGGTGGGAATCGGACAGATCACACCGCAGAACGGCATTAATAtctcattattttataattggaAAGGATTGCTATCTCCTTTGTTCTGTGTAAGTTTGATCCGTATTGCGCGTCACATCATGGGCCTCGGCTTTATTACCGATACTACCGAAGACAGCTGGACTCTTTGTTATAATCGATGTTTTCAGCTGTTGCGGAGTTGACGGTGGTTTTTAAGTCACGTACCGTGTGTTAATAGTGTATCAGCGTGCACTGTGCAGATTAAAACTGTTGGATTAGTGGGTTTGGCTAAAATCGACGATGCTTGTGAATGCTAATGTTACGTTAGCTGTTGGATTTCGCCTACGTTAGTTCTTCAGAAAGCAGATACGTTAGCCGGTGTTTCGCCGCAAAAAGCTTGCACGCGAGGTTCTACAGATGTGTATATGTTGAATACAAGTTGTATTTGTTGACCGTGGCTTGGAAAAAAAGGAGATTGATGTTAGTACGGATTATGCTTTGTCTCTATGAGAAAGCGGAAGGCATGTCGAGTCTCAGTGTGATACTGTGTTTCTGTGCGGAAATTCGAGCTCAGTCGTGCTTTGGTTACATAAAAACTGTAGCTAAATGGGATATTTCATTGGAAGACCCCCTGCTTGTGTttcctgagttttttttttcaactgaacATGCGCCTCGTTTAATGTTTCTAATGGATGGCTGTCGGTGACATTGGCTTTCTTTTAAACTTCATCTTAAATCGAaaagtattttctgttttcactgagAAGTTTATAGAACACAATTATTGTTTATATGATTTAATTCTATACCGTTCAGATGTAAATACTTTGTGAGTTTTGTGtgttaatttgaaatgaaatggaaAGTTTGCTCGAGGGTAAACTTTATTTCTGAGTCTCATTGTTTgcatttaaagcagtggttcccaccCTTTTTACTCCAAGGccccacatgtatttattttagtacttctgCTGTAATGACATAACCATGATTaaacacaattcattcacatgTTAACTAGGACCAATTTGTCTATTTTAGAAATCTAGTAACAGCCTGTGTTTCTTTGTCGGTCTTGTTCCCCACTCTCCTTCCTTGTTCTTTCCTGTCTTTATCCATCACTGTGCTATCTAAAAAAGGAATAAACTCCATCACTGTGCTATCTAAAAAAGGAATAAACTTAtaacttaataataaatcattattaataataataatggaaatcTAGATCCTTTTGCTACAATGACtctgagaaccactgatttaaagGCTTTTGTAATTGAAGATTTTGCAGTGAGGAGGaattgtgtgttcagtgtgtttttgtaattgaAGATTGTGCAGTGAGGAGGaattgtgtgttcagtgtgttgaacttgttttattatttgatttgatggCTGTGCAGTTTGTAAGTGGCTATTTGTTAAGTTTCTATTGGAAACTGTGTATATAAAAGTATAACAAACATAGTATTTTACAATTAGCGAGATGTCTTTTAGCTGTACGGATGCTAGTAGCGATATCTGTAATTTCTTGAAACGGCATAATCTTTTTGTGAAATTTCTCTCTGATATGGATGGATTGGAGTTCATATTACGTACAAATTTGCATGCGGAAACTGAAAGAACGATGTTGAAGTTTGTAAAACTAGTCTTTCCTGTTAATCCGAATCTTGTGGAACAAAGTTGTTTTTCTGGATGCTCCAGActggctgttgttgttgttagcaattttctttttacaattttttgtCAGTGAGAGGTCTGTTTCACTTAACTTTGCGGATTAACCTCGGTTTGAATATGATAATTGGGATCTCTTTTGCATATTGTGATATGGAGGCAACAGTTGAGTCAGCGATAACGCTATTATATGTGCCCCTTTTGTCTGCAGGTCCTGTTGTGTGTGCTCCATCATGGCTGTGGTCATCCGATTACAGGGACTCAGAATCACGGCTGGTTCTGAGGACATTCGCAATTTCTTCACTGGGCTCAGAATCCCTGATGGTGGGGTTCATATAATTGGTGGGGAGCTTGAGGAAGCTTTTATAATATTTGCATCTGATGAAGATGCAAGACGAGCGATGGCACGCTCGGGAGGCTGCATTAAGGGCTCTCCCGTCAACTTGCTCCTGAGTAGCAAGTCAGAAATGCAGAGTGTTCTCGAGGAAAGCACTAGAAGGCCTGAGTTAAAAAACAGGGGCACGTACAAGGAGGTTGTCAAAAGTCCTTCTGCAGAACGAGGTCCTCTGGCGTTCAATAAGGACCCGAGAGTAGACAAACGAAGGCCGGAACATCAGGAGATGAGGAACAGGCCACCTCCATCTTCATTCAGTGAGACACGACACCAGAGAGAAGGAAGCGTGTCAGAGAGAGATGAACTTTATCTGAAATTGATAGGGATGCCGTACTCTGCAACAAAGGACAACGTCTATACCTTTTTCAGTGGGTTACAGATTGATGACATTATGTTTTTGAGAAACCCCAGAGGACAGTTTAACGGCCATAGTATTGTGCGCTTTGCTTCCAAAATGGACGCAGTTGAAGGTCTGAAGAAGGATCGACAATACATGGGACCACGGTATATCCAACTAACAAGATGCTCTGAGGAGCAGTGGCTGGCTGAAGGAGGTATCGTTAAAACAGACAGTCAGAAAAGAGCATCCTCAGAGCGAGCGAGATCTCGATCTCCCATTTCCTACAAGTCAAGATCACGATCGCCGTCTCATGAAGAATACTGCGTCATGTTTGAGAACTTGCCTTACATGGTGGAAAAGAGAGATTTGAGGGTGTTACTTCATCCGGTTTCTCTGAAGGATGCTCAGATTATTATCTTTGCCCAAAAAAAGGATGATAGGACCAAATCGGCTGTTGTGGTGTTTAGAAATCTCACAGACTATTGTGCTGGCTTGGCTCATGATAAGGAAATGTTGATGAACAAGGTAGTGTACGTGTCACCCATCTCCAAGGAGAAAATGGTCACCTTGTTGGAATCGTCTGTTGACGCGCGGGATGAGGGAAAAGGGTCGAGGCGCTCTGCGGAAGCACCCCAGCCTCAACGAAACAATCCTGACTCACAGTTGAGGTGTCTCTATGTGCGCAATCTTCCATTTGATGTTCGTAAGGTGGAGATCATGGACTTCTTTAATGGATTTCCGCTGTCAGAGGATAGGGTTGTCTTATTGCGGGACGAAAGAGGAGCTGGGCTTGGTGAGGCTTTGGTGATCTTCCAATCTGAGAAGGAGGCCATGACGGCACAGTCCCTAAACGGACAGAGGTTTCTTGGATCCGAAGTCATGCTTAAGTGCATAACGATGGGCCAGATGCAGAAGTTTGGCGTGAATGACCAGTTGATGGATAGCCCGCAAGAAAGGAACCTTCAGAGAACTGAAATCTACAAAGATGCTCCTCATTTTTCCAACACCCAGATGCCTCAAGATGATTATGGGATGGAGCCTAATTTGCGCCTGGGTTATGAAGGTCGCGATCGGTTTGAGCCTAATTTTGGCCACATTGATGCATTTGGGCCTGGACCGGATGGTAATGGACATCAGCGTTACGGATCACCTGACCAACAACTTGATGGCCCAATTTGTCTTAAATTGGTCAATCTACCTTCTCAGATAAGGGTCGATGAGATTTATGAC includes these proteins:
- the LOC113060210 gene encoding RNA-binding protein 12B-like; its protein translation is MAVVIRLQGLRITAGSEDIRNFFTGLRIPDGGVHIIGGELEEAFIIFASDEDARRAMARSGGCIKGSPVNLLLSSKSEMQSVLEESTRRPELKNRGTYKEVVKSPSAERGPLAFNKDPRVDKRRPEHQEMRNRPPPSSFSETRHQREGSVSERDELYLKLIGMPYSATKDNVYTFFSGLQIDDIMFLRNPRGQFNGHSIVRFASKMDAVEGLKKDRQYMGPRYIQLTRCSEEQWLAEGGIVKTDSQKRASSERARSRSPISYKSRSRSPSHEEYCVMFENLPYMVEKRDLRVLLHPVSLKDAQIIIFAQKKDDRTKSAVVVFRNLTDYCAGLAHDKEMLMNKVVYVSPISKEKMVTLLESSVDARDEGKGSRRSAEAPQPQRNNPDSQLRCLYVRNLPFDVRKVEIMDFFNGFPLSEDRVVLLRDERGAGLGEALVIFQSEKEAMTAQSLNGQRFLGSEVMLKCITMGQMQKFGVNDQLMDSPQERNLQRTEIYKDAPHFSNTQMPQDDYGMEPNLRLGYEGRDRFEPNFGHIDAFGPGPDGNGHQRYGSPDQQLDGPICLKLVNLPSQIRVDEIYDFFYGYRVIPGSASLLYDRNGAPRRSATVAFETHREALTALQELNGRPIGTRKIQILFV